In Immundisolibacter sp., the following proteins share a genomic window:
- a CDS encoding methylated-DNA--[protein]-cysteine S-methyltransferase: protein MPSPLGMLGLRCNLNGLCEVAVLADGAPALKPADPLLLETMLRLEAYFAGATADFSDLPLAPEGTPFQHRVWAALRAIPAGRTRRYGELAAELDTAARAVGGACRANPLLLVVPCHRVVASTGDGGFMGASDGDWPRRKQQLLAHERSHFRA, encoded by the coding sequence ATGCCAAGTCCGCTTGGCATGCTCGGCCTGCGCTGCAACCTGAATGGCCTGTGCGAGGTGGCGGTGCTGGCCGATGGCGCGCCGGCGCTCAAGCCTGCCGATCCGCTGCTGCTGGAAACCATGCTGCGGCTGGAAGCCTACTTCGCCGGCGCTACGGCGGATTTCTCCGACCTGCCGCTGGCACCCGAAGGCACGCCCTTTCAGCACCGCGTCTGGGCGGCGCTGCGGGCCATCCCGGCCGGCCGCACTCGCCGCTATGGCGAGCTGGCGGCCGAGCTCGATACCGCTGCCCGCGCCGTTGGCGGCGCCTGCCGTGCCAATCCGCTGTTGCTGGTAGTGCCCTGCCACCGGGTGGTGGCGAGCACCGGCGACGGCGGCTTCATGGGCGCGTCCGATGGCGACTGGCCGCGTCGCAAGCAGCAGCTGCTGGCGCATGAACGCAGCCACTTTCGCGCCTGA
- the rplS gene encoding 50S ribosomal protein L19, with translation MNIIDQLNAEQMTRTVPDFRPGDTVLVQVKVVEGTRERLQAYEGVVIARRNRGLHSSFTVRKMSHGEGVERVFQIHSPQIQSIEVKRRGLVRSAKLYYLRGLQGKAARIREKLASRTQAG, from the coding sequence ATGAACATCATCGACCAGCTGAATGCCGAGCAGATGACGCGCACCGTGCCGGACTTTCGGCCCGGCGATACCGTGCTGGTACAGGTGAAGGTGGTTGAAGGCACCCGCGAGCGCCTGCAGGCCTACGAGGGCGTCGTCATCGCCCGTCGCAACCGTGGCCTGCACTCGTCCTTCACGGTGCGCAAGATGTCGCACGGCGAGGGCGTGGAGCGCGTGTTCCAGATCCACAGCCCGCAGATCCAGAGTATCGAGGTCAAGCGCCGCGGGCTGGTGCGCAGCGCCAAGCTGTATTACCTGCGCGGCCTGCAGGGCAAGGCGGCGCGCATCCGCGAGAAGCTTGCCTCGCGCACCCAGGCTGGCTGA